A segment of the Brevinematia bacterium genome:
ACCATCCACTTCAAACCCAGTCAAAACATCAAATAACTTTGAAAGAGATGTGTAAATATCCTCATACAGGCACTTAATGCCTATAGTGGCTATATCATGCCCAGACGAAGTATCTATACTCCCACCCAAAGACTCAACATGGTTTGGTATCTCCAGCATTCCATATCTTCTATTCTTAAATAGAAGCACCTGCGAGGTGAGATAAGCCAACCCAGGTTTACTCTCATACAAACTACCAGCTTCAAACCCCAATAGTATATTCACACTTCTAGCATCACTAACATTCAATATCACAACTCTAAGACCATTATCAAGAGAAAAATCAGTTCTGTTTTTGCTTAAAGTCTTCAATACTTCAGAGATTCCCCCTCCCATGCCTATCTCCCCCATCAATATCATCAAAACCAATACACACCAAAATACACACCTCATAACCTGCACTAAGTATATTTAATCCTAAGTCTCCTTATCAAAAATAGCTAAGCCTGATAAGTTAAAAATACTGTAAGCAGAAAACCAATCGGTGAATTCAAACTATTTTGCATCAGCCCTAGAAATCTAGCTTAGTCTCTTATGATCGTTTTTACCAAATTCTTCCTGCTATCAAATATCTCCACCTTCATCGGCATCTGCCCGATAGCATGTGTTGAACAGGAAAGACAAGGATCAAAACATCTTATTCCAGCTTCAATTCTGTTCAGCATTCCCTCCTTTACATCCCCATTTTTTATGTATGCCTTAGCAATCTGCAAAACAGTTTTATTCATTGCAAGGTTATTGTGTCCCGTTGCAATTATAAGGTTAACTTTCTGTAATATGCCATTCTCATCAACCCAATAATGATGAAACAGCGTTCCTCTTGGTGCTTCGGAAACCCCAACACCCACCTCTTTGTTCACTCCACCATAAACTCTGTATTTTCCTTTATAAATCACAGGATTCTGCACTATCTCTTCTATCTTCTCAAGGCAATGGAGGATCTCAATAAGCCTTGCATAATGATACATGAATGAGCTTAGCACAACCCCATTCGGTGAAAGAGATTTAAACTCCTTTAGTTCCTTATCTGCTAAAGGAGTTCCCATCCTATTTACTATATTAAGCCTTGCAAGCGGTCCAACCCTATACATTCCACCAGGATATCCAACAGACTTAAGATATGGGAACTTTAGGTAAGAATACTCTGAGCTTGCCTCACCTATATACTCATAGTATTTCCTAGGATCAATTTTATCCAGAATCACATTTCCATTAGCATCAATAACTCTTAGAAGCCCATCATGATGGTTATAGGAGCCATCCTCATTCACAAGCCCAACAAAATAGCTTGAAAAGTTTCCAAAGTTCTCTACAGTATCTTTGTTTTTATCAATATAGGACTTGAAAAACTCAATTCCTATTCGCGTAGTTTCCTTTGCCTCAGGAATCTGGTCTAGTATCACCTGCTTTTTATCTTCCGATAAAGGCTCTCTAACTCCTCCGGGCACAGCCCAGGCTGGATGAATCTTTTTGCCACCAAGCATTTCTATAATATCCTGCCCAAACTTCCTAAGCCTGATACCTCTCTTTGCTAGGTCAGGAAACTTCTCTATAACCCCAAAGATGTTTCTTTTCGCTGGATCTGAATCAAACCCTAATAACAGATCTGGTGATGATAGATGGAAAAAACTAAGAGCATGAGACTGAACAAACTGTGCAGAATTCATTAAATATCTTAGAAGCTTTGCTGCTTCTGGAACCTCAATTCCCATAATATCGTCACCAGCCCTAGCAGATGCCAGAAGATGACTAACTGGGCAAATCCCACATATCCTCTGCGTTATACCTGGCATCTCGGTATACAATCTCCCTTCACAAAATTTCTCAAACCCTCTAACCTCAGTAACATGAAAATGAACATCCTCAACATTACCATTATCATCAAGATATATACTTATCTTCGCATGTCCCTCTATTCTTGTAACAGGGTCAACTATTATCCTTTTCACCATACTTACCTCCTAACCATATCTATAATGCTCTTCCGTAAACTTAGGTTGTCTACCTTCAAGCAAACATTTTATAGTATACCAGATTGTATCAGCAGAAGGTGGACAACCTGTAATAAAGTAATCAACCTTCACAACATGAGAGATAGGCACAACTTTATTCAAAAGTTTAGGAATGACTGTCTTATCTGACGGAACCTGCTGATTGTAACTCGCTTTTTCCAAATATACTGCATTCAGAACATCATCTACCCCAAAAAGATTTCTATAAGCAGGCACATTACCCGAAACCGCACAATCTCCAAACGCTATAACTAGCTTACTTCTCTCTCTCACGATCTTGAGAACTTCAACATTATCTGTATTCACAACAGCTCCTTCAACTAAGGTAATATCAACTTCTGGGTAATCCTGATACTCCTTGATAGGTGTATGGAGCTTCCAATCAGTAATTGGCGAGGACATAAACTCAGCATACTGAGCAAGCTCAAGTAGCCTTTCGTCTAGATCTAGAAACGACATATGACAACCAGAACAACCACCTAACCAAACAGTGCCTATTCTTATCTTGCCCATAGTTTAGCCTCCCTTCCTTCAAGAATTCTTTGCAAAAAGCTCCTATCTTTAACCATTTCAGATGGAGTCGCAGTTTTATCAAACAAAGCTCCCACAGGACATACCTGAACACATTTGCCACACTGAGTGCACTCTTTAACCTGCCCCCAAGGCTGATTTAGCCCCGAGACAATTCTAGTTGCAATTCCCCTACCCTTAAGATCCCAAACATGCGCTCCCTCAACCTCATCACAAACTCTTATACACCTTGTGCACTTCACACATTTACTTTGATCTGCCACAAACCGAGGATGAGACGCATCTATCTGGAAAGACTGCCAAAGGTAATCAAACCTTACATGATCCATTTCTACCATAAATCCAAGTTGCTGTAAGTCACAGTTTCCATTTACCACACAAGAAGCGCATACATGATTTCCCTCAGCAAACAGTAATTCAACTAATATCCTTCTATAAGTCCTCAGTTTCTCAGTATCCGTCTCAATAAACATTCCTTCCTGAATTTTTGTAGTGCAAGCTGGAACTAGTTTAGAAATCCCTCTGACTTCAACCAGACACAACCTGCAAGCACCCACAGGAGTAAGTCCTTTTAAATTACACAAAGCAGGAATAGGAATATTGTTCTCTCTTATAACATCAAGAATCGTCTGTCCTTCTCTTCCAGTGCACTCAATACCATTTATGGTTAAAGTTAAAACACTCATAATATGACCTCCTAAACATAAGAATTTATAGTATCAAAAGATTTTATTTCACAAACCCCAGCAATACATCTCTTTTCGTTGATATGAGCTAAATACTCTTCCTCAAAATATGTAATAGAACTTAAGACAGGATTAGGAGCAGTCTGCCCAAGTCCACACAAGCTCATCTCTCTAACAGCAAAGGCAAGATCTTTAAGATTGCGATAATCCGTCATAGTAGCCCTACCCTCTGTTATTTTCTGAAGTATATTCCTTAAAGTTACAGTTCCTACCCTACAAGGTATGCACTTACCGCAAGACTCCTCAGCGCAAAACTCCATAAAAAACTTCGCAACATCAACCATACAAGTATTTTCATCCATCACTATAAATCCACCAGATCCCATTATAGAACCAACTTGCTTCAAGCTATCGTAATCAATAGGAAGATCAATATATTTCTCAGGAATACAACCACCAGAAGGTCCACCAGTCTGAACAGCCTTGAACTTCTTTCCGCCTTGTATTCCTCCACCTATCTCGTATATCATTTCTCTTATAGTTATACCCATAGGAACCTCAACAAGCCCAGTATTATTTATCTTCCCTGCAAGAGCAAAGATCTTAGTCCCCTTACTTCTCTCAGTTCCGATAGACGAAAACCAATCTCCACCATTTTCAATGATTGCGTAAATATTCGCAAAAGTTTCCACATTGTTTATAAGAGTTGGGTATCCCCAAAGTCCTTTCTCCGCTGGAAACGGTGGCCTTTGCTTAGGCATTCCTCTCCTACCCTCAATTGACGCAATCAAAGCGGTTTCTTCACCACATACAAAAGCTCCAGCTCCAACCCTAATGTGTATATCAAAGCTAAAATCAGTATCCATTATATCAACACCAAGTAATCCAGCCCTTCTTGCTTCCTTTATAGCCTTATTTAACCTCTCTATCGCAAGTGGATACTCAGCCCTTACATATATAAACCCTTGCGTAGCACCAACCGCATAAGCTGCTATAGTCATCCCTTCTATCAATCTATGGGGCATACTCTCCATAACACTTCTGTCCATAAAGGCTCCCGGGTCTCCCTCATCACCATTACACACGACAAACTTAAGCTCAGAGGACTGTTTAGCAACTGTTTCCCACTTTATACCTGTCGGAAATCCTGCACCACCTCTCCCCCTCAAACCACTCTTTTTTACCTCCTCTATAACATCCTCCCTACTCATCTCTGTCAAGACTTTAGCCAAAGCTGAATATCCACCAGTAGCAATATACTGTTCAAGACTTGCAGGATCAACCTTATCAAAATCCTTCAACACTATATAAAACTGCTTTCTGTAAAAAGGATCATCCCTAGTTATGATATTCCTCTCATCAGGAGTCCCCCTAACAAAATGCTTTTCCACTATCTCCGGCAAATTTGCCTCAGAAACGTTAGTGTAGATCTTCCCATCTGGCTCAACAAGCATAAGTGGACCCTTTCCACAAAGTCCCAAGCAACCAACATTTATCACCGCAACCTGATCCCTTATACCATATTTCGCTAATTCATCCTCAATAACCTTCTTGAAAGAGTTACTACCCAGAGAATAACAGCTAGCCCCACTACATACCAAAATCCTATACTTATACTTACTCAAACTCTCAATCTGCTTTTCTGCTACTTCCCTCAGTTCCTCCGAAGTCACTTTTCCCTCCTCTAGATTACCTAAATTTTATATATTTTAAGCGAGAAGTTTAACGAACTTGCAAAATAATACATAACTTGTAGCATTTGTTATAAAAATTGTTAAATACAACTCAACCTTCACCAATATCAATGTGCAAGAGCCTCCTCAAAATGAGATAATTCACACACCCCTGCTCTACATATCCTTTTCTCAAAGTGTTCTTCAAACTCTTCCCTAAAATACTTAAGTGCCGAGATTAGTGGATTCACCGACCCTTGTCCCAATCCACATAGACTACACTCTCTTATAACATCTACTAGCTGGAGAAGGTTATCAAAATCCCTTTGAGTAGCACTTCCCTTAGTGATCTTGACCAATATATCTTTTATCACAGTATCTCCCACTCTGCATGGCACACACTGTCCACAAGACTCGTCTGCACAAAACTCTATGAAGAACTTCGTCACATCTACAATGCAACTACTATCATCAAGAACTATAAATTCTCCCGACCCTAGGTTAGCTCCTACCCTCCGCATACTCTCAAAATCTGCTGGCGTGTCTATCAGCGCCTCAGGAACAAAGCTACCTAAAGGTCCCCCTATTTGTAGTGCCTTAAACTTTCTCCCATTAGGAATACCCCCACCTATGTCAAATATTATCTCCCTGAGCGGAGTTCCAAGAGGAACCTCCACTAACCCTATGTTGTTTACCTTTCCAGTAATACTAAAAAGTTTGGTGCCAGGGCTATTTTTAGTGCCAAAACCCCTAAACCATTCACCGCCGTTCTCAATTATAGCATAGATGTTTGCAAATGTCTCAACGTTGTTTACTACA
Coding sequences within it:
- the nuoF gene encoding NADH-quinone oxidoreductase subunit NuoF, with amino-acid sequence MSKYKYRILVCSGASCYSLGSNSFKKVIEDELAKYGIRDQVAVINVGCLGLCGKGPLMLVEPDGKIYTNVSEANLPEIVEKHFVRGTPDERNIITRDDPFYRKQFYIVLKDFDKVDPASLEQYIATGGYSALAKVLTEMSREDVIEEVKKSGLRGRGGAGFPTGIKWETVAKQSSELKFVVCNGDEGDPGAFMDRSVMESMPHRLIEGMTIAAYAVGATQGFIYVRAEYPLAIERLNKAIKEARRAGLLGVDIMDTDFSFDIHIRVGAGAFVCGEETALIASIEGRRGMPKQRPPFPAEKGLWGYPTLINNVETFANIYAIIENGGDWFSSIGTERSKGTKIFALAGKINNTGLVEVPMGITIREMIYEIGGGIQGGKKFKAVQTGGPSGGCIPEKYIDLPIDYDSLKQVGSIMGSGGFIVMDENTCMVDVAKFFMEFCAEESCGKCIPCRVGTVTLRNILQKITEGRATMTDYRNLKDLAFAVREMSLCGLGQTAPNPVLSSITYFEEEYLAHINEKRCIAGVCEIKSFDTINSYV
- a CDS encoding oxidoreductase, with the protein product MGKIRIGTVWLGGCSGCHMSFLDLDERLLELAQYAEFMSSPITDWKLHTPIKEYQDYPEVDITLVEGAVVNTDNVEVLKIVRERSKLVIAFGDCAVSGNVPAYRNLFGVDDVLNAVYLEKASYNQQVPSDKTVIPKLLNKVVPISHVVKVDYFITGCPPSADTIWYTIKCLLEGRQPKFTEEHYRYG
- a CDS encoding Ni/Fe hydrogenase subunit alpha, producing MVKRIIVDPVTRIEGHAKISIYLDDNGNVEDVHFHVTEVRGFEKFCEGRLYTEMPGITQRICGICPVSHLLASARAGDDIMGIEVPEAAKLLRYLMNSAQFVQSHALSFFHLSSPDLLLGFDSDPAKRNIFGVIEKFPDLAKRGIRLRKFGQDIIEMLGGKKIHPAWAVPGGVREPLSEDKKQVILDQIPEAKETTRIGIEFFKSYIDKNKDTVENFGNFSSYFVGLVNEDGSYNHHDGLLRVIDANGNVILDKIDPRKYYEYIGEASSEYSYLKFPYLKSVGYPGGMYRVGPLARLNIVNRMGTPLADKELKEFKSLSPNGVVLSSFMYHYARLIEILHCLEKIEEIVQNPVIYKGKYRVYGGVNKEVGVGVSEAPRGTLFHHYWVDENGILQKVNLIIATGHNNLAMNKTVLQIAKAYIKNGDVKEGMLNRIEAGIRCFDPCLSCSTHAIGQMPMKVEIFDSRKNLVKTIIRD
- the hoxU gene encoding bidirectional hydrogenase complex protein HoxU encodes the protein MSVLTLTINGIECTGREGQTILDVIRENNIPIPALCNLKGLTPVGACRLCLVEVRGISKLVPACTTKIQEGMFIETDTEKLRTYRRILVELLFAEGNHVCASCVVNGNCDLQQLGFMVEMDHVRFDYLWQSFQIDASHPRFVADQSKCVKCTRCIRVCDEVEGAHVWDLKGRGIATRIVSGLNQPWGQVKECTQCGKCVQVCPVGALFDKTATPSEMVKDRSFLQRILEGREAKLWAR